A part of Arachis hypogaea cultivar Tifrunner chromosome 12, arahy.Tifrunner.gnm2.J5K5, whole genome shotgun sequence genomic DNA contains:
- the LOC140177239 gene encoding early light-induced protein, chloroplastic-like: MAAASSYAMQSSILACPVTNISNRCRVNQFGIPSLRRKASLVVRSMAEEEQAPNPVTPPAPSQKVSSKLIDILAFSGAAPERINGRLAMIGFVVALAMEVTKGEGVFVQISNGGITWFLGTSVILSLASLVPLLRGVSVESKSKAFMSSDAELWNGRFAMLGLVALAFTEYIKGSTSTLV, from the exons ATGGCTGCTGCTTCATCATATGCTATGCAGTCTTCTATTCTGGCCTGTCCTGTGACCAACATTTCTAACAGGTGCAGGGTGAACCAGTTTGGCATTCCAAGCCTGAGGAGGAAAGCTAGCCTCGTAGTTCGGTCCATGGCCGAG GAAGAGCAGGCACCAAATCCAGTTACACCACCAGCACCTTCACAAAAG GTGAGCAGCAAGTTGATAGATATTCTGGCTTTCAGTGGGGCAGCACCAGAGAGAATCAATGGAAGACTTGCCATGATAGGATTTGTGGTAGCATTAGCAATGGAGGTGACCAAAGGGGAGGGTGTGTTTGTACAGATATCCAATGGCGGGATCACATGGTTCCTGGGGACAAGTGTGATCTTGTCACTTGCTTCTCTGGTTCCACTCTTGAGAGGGGTTAGTGTGGAGTCTAAATCAAAAGCGTTCATGTCCTCTGATGCAGAGCTATGGAATGGTAGATTTGCCATGTTAGGCTTGGTTGCTCTTGCTTTTACTGAATACATCAAAGGAAGCACAAGCACCCTTGTTTGA